One window from the genome of Oncorhynchus gorbuscha isolate QuinsamMale2020 ecotype Even-year linkage group LG14, OgorEven_v1.0, whole genome shotgun sequence encodes:
- the LOC123994518 gene encoding mitogen-activated protein kinase 12-like, whose amino-acid sequence MLLLDPERRVSASEALAMPFFSEFREPEEETEAQPYDHSMDNTDLLLEQWKRHTFTEILSFRPAATETKDHKETSL is encoded by the exons ATGCTGTTGCTGGACCCTGAGAGGCGGGTGAGTGCGTCGGAGGCGCTGGCCATGCCCTTTTTCAGCGAGTtcagagaaccagaggaggagACTGAGGCCCAGCCCTACGATCACTCCATGGACAACACAGACCTGctcctggagcagtggaaac GTCACACATTCACAGAGATTCTGTCCTTCAGGCCTGCAGCAACAGAGACCAAGGACCACAAAGAGACATCACTCTGA